The following coding sequences are from one Verrucomicrobiota bacterium window:
- a CDS encoding glycosyl hydrolase family 28-related protein produces the protein MKNKIILLVFNLWFLTCNSQGGVINVSDYGASGDGETVNTKAIQKAIDDCHESGGGRVLFSNGNYVTGTLFLKSNVILHIEVGATLSGSTKISDYASNVFHNMPRDKNKKEGCLIYAENAENIGIEGKGKVDGRGYRSNFPNPEDPIQDRPMLIRFLKCKNVSLQDIVLQNPASWTVAMIYCKRIN, from the coding sequence ATGAAGAATAAAATAATCCTACTGGTTTTTAACCTTTGGTTTTTGACATGTAATTCTCAAGGTGGAGTCATTAATGTAAGTGATTACGGCGCTTCAGGTGATGGAGAAACGGTTAATACAAAAGCTATTCAAAAAGCAATTGACGATTGTCATGAATCAGGAGGAGGCAGGGTGCTGTTTTCCAATGGAAATTATGTAACCGGAACCCTCTTTTTGAAAAGTAATGTTATCCTCCATATTGAAGTTGGCGCTACTCTATCGGGAAGCACAAAAATCAGTGATTATGCATCGAACGTATTCCACAATATGCCTCGGGATAAAAACAAGAAAGAGGGATGTCTGATATATGCTGAAAACGCGGAAAACATTGGGATTGAGGGGAAGGGAAAAGTCGATGGAAGAGGTTATAGAAGTAATTTCCCAAATCCGGAAGATCCCATACAGGACAGGCCGATGCTAATCCGTTTCCTGAAGTGTAAAAATGTCTCATTACAAGACATTGTCCTCCAAAATCCTGCGAGCTGGACCGTTGCCATGATCTATTGTAAACGAATTAATTAA
- a CDS encoding glycosyl hydrolase family 28 protein: MNVQGVTVSSKVNANGDGLDFDGCEYVTINNCVLDTSDDSICLYAHSKDYPCRYITISNCIMTSFRSGIRINNLGDYNNITVDNCVFHDINDAAIKIQNREGGRMENFVFSNLIMKEVICAVFLSFNDYTDGPTEPAPVRTMKNVTFNNIRVESKTMQKDNLKSLILISGLPGQYIENVTFSNFSITAQGGGTFSDGEIRTVPELRYIRYGLGAQQVVPAHGVYARHVKGLYMNNMVMNTITPDSRPAVVCNDVIDMEFSDSKAAVTPDAECMIRLQNVQQAWIRNCQPFGGNATFLQVEGEESKEILLSGNDLRRFENPFKVFNGATKAVVRTENNIN, from the coding sequence ATTAATGTCCAGGGGGTCACTGTCTCAAGCAAAGTGAATGCAAATGGAGATGGACTGGATTTTGATGGTTGTGAGTATGTTACTATCAATAATTGTGTTTTGGATACAAGTGATGATTCTATATGTCTATATGCACATAGCAAAGATTACCCTTGCCGTTATATTACGATATCAAATTGTATAATGACCAGTTTCCGGTCAGGAATACGTATCAATAACCTTGGAGATTATAATAATATAACGGTGGATAACTGCGTTTTTCACGATATTAATGATGCTGCCATAAAAATACAAAATCGTGAAGGTGGAAGAATGGAAAACTTTGTATTTTCAAACCTGATTATGAAAGAAGTTATTTGTGCTGTATTCTTGTCATTCAATGATTACACCGATGGTCCCACTGAGCCTGCCCCTGTCAGAACAATGAAGAATGTCACATTCAACAATATCAGGGTCGAGTCCAAAACCATGCAAAAGGATAACTTAAAATCTCTGATTTTAATATCAGGATTACCGGGGCAATATATTGAGAATGTGACCTTTAGCAATTTTTCTATTACAGCTCAGGGAGGCGGGACATTTTCTGATGGTGAAATTCGTACAGTTCCCGAGCTGCGTTACATACGATATGGCTTGGGAGCTCAACAAGTTGTCCCTGCCCATGGCGTTTATGCGCGACACGTGAAGGGACTCTACATGAATAATATGGTGATGAATACGATAACCCCAGATAGTCGCCCGGCTGTCGTTTGCAACGATGTAATAGACATGGAATTTTCGGATAGTAAAGCCGCTGTTACTCCTGATGCGGAGTGCATGATCCGCCTGCAGAACGTACAGCAGGCATGGATTCGCAATTGTCAGCCATTTGGGGGAAATGCAACTTTTCTTCAGGTTGAGGGTGAAGAAAGCAAAGAGATTCTGTTGTCCGGTAATGATCTGAGAAGGTTTGAAAATCCATTCAAAGTTTTTAATGGCGCGACAAAAGCCGTTGTTAGAACCGAAAACAATATCAATTAA